From the Cupriavidus necator N-1 genome, one window contains:
- a CDS encoding BrnA antitoxin family protein encodes MNRKPDLTMPTPAEDAAIARGIAGDPDAVSLPTEQIKRMRSARKVPEQVVGKEKADALVKRRGRPAKPAGERKVNQTLRIDPDVLDAYKATGSGWQTLMNDALRDYAKSHRILPRR; translated from the coding sequence ATGAACAGGAAACCTGACCTCACCATGCCGACGCCCGCGGAGGATGCCGCCATTGCGCGCGGCATTGCCGGAGACCCCGATGCGGTGTCGTTGCCGACCGAGCAAATCAAGCGGATGCGCTCGGCGCGCAAGGTACCCGAGCAGGTAGTGGGAAAAGAAAAAGCCGATGCGCTGGTGAAACGCCGTGGCAGGCCGGCCAAGCCGGCTGGCGAGCGCAAGGTCAACCAGACCTTGCGGATCGATCCCGATGTACTGGACGCCTACAAGGCCACCGGCAGCGGATGGCAAACGCTGATGAACGACGCACTGCGCGATTACGCCAAATCGCACCGGATACTGCCGCGGCGCTAA
- a CDS encoding dihydrolipoyl dehydrogenase: MTTIQTDVAVIGAGTAGLAAYRAAIAAGKRAVIIEGGPYGTTCARVGCMPSKLLIAAAEAAHELRHTAPFGVHVDGQVRIDGREVMARVRSERDRFVGFVVRGVESIPEADRIRGYARFIDNTTLEVDGHTIVRASRVVIATGSTPMLPAPFQVFGDRLIVNDDVFAWEDLPASVVVFGPGVIGLELGQALSRLGVRVRVFGVSGSLGPLTDPVIRAYAAKTFNGEFYVDPDAKVTDMARDGDQVVVTYLDREGRSVTERFDYALVATGRVPNVRGLGLEHAGLALDARGVPLFDARTLQCGNAPVFIAGDANNILPLLHEAADEGKAAGENAASYPQVKPLARRAPIAVVFTDPQIAMVGQRYADLAEGTFVTGEVSFEDQGRSRVMLKNRGLMHVYADKASGRFLGAEWTGPRAENIAHLLAWSYQQGLTTGQMLGMPFYHPVVEEGLRTALRDAEAKLQV; this comes from the coding sequence ATGACCACCATCCAGACCGACGTCGCCGTGATCGGCGCAGGCACCGCCGGCCTTGCCGCCTACCGTGCCGCGATTGCCGCGGGCAAGCGCGCCGTGATCATCGAGGGCGGCCCGTACGGCACCACCTGCGCGCGGGTGGGCTGCATGCCCTCCAAGCTGTTGATCGCTGCCGCCGAGGCCGCGCACGAACTGCGCCACACCGCGCCGTTCGGCGTGCACGTGGATGGGCAGGTCCGCATCGACGGCCGCGAGGTGATGGCCCGCGTGCGCAGCGAGCGCGACCGCTTTGTCGGCTTTGTGGTGCGCGGCGTGGAGAGCATCCCCGAAGCCGACCGCATCCGCGGCTATGCCCGCTTTATCGACAACACCACGCTGGAAGTGGATGGGCACACCATTGTGCGTGCCAGCCGCGTGGTCATCGCCACCGGCTCCACGCCGATGCTGCCGGCGCCGTTCCAGGTGTTCGGCGACCGCCTGATCGTCAATGACGATGTGTTCGCCTGGGAAGACCTGCCCGCCAGCGTGGTGGTGTTCGGCCCCGGCGTGATCGGGCTGGAACTGGGCCAGGCCTTGTCGCGCCTCGGCGTGCGGGTGCGCGTGTTCGGCGTCAGCGGCTCGCTCGGCCCGCTGACGGATCCCGTGATCCGCGCCTACGCGGCGAAGACCTTCAACGGCGAGTTCTATGTCGATCCGGACGCCAAGGTGACCGACATGGCCCGCGACGGCGACCAGGTGGTGGTGACCTACCTGGACCGCGAAGGCCGCAGCGTGACTGAGCGCTTCGACTATGCGCTGGTCGCCACCGGCCGCGTGCCCAATGTTCGCGGCCTGGGCCTGGAGCATGCCGGCCTGGCGCTGGATGCGCGCGGCGTGCCGCTGTTCGATGCGCGCACGCTCCAGTGCGGCAATGCGCCGGTGTTCATCGCCGGCGACGCCAACAACATCCTGCCGCTGCTGCACGAGGCCGCCGACGAGGGCAAGGCCGCGGGCGAGAACGCCGCCAGCTACCCGCAGGTGAAGCCGCTGGCCCGCCGCGCGCCGATCGCGGTGGTGTTCACGGACCCGCAGATCGCGATGGTCGGCCAGCGTTACGCCGACCTGGCCGAAGGCACGTTCGTGACCGGCGAGGTCAGCTTCGAGGACCAGGGCCGCAGCCGCGTGATGCTGAAGAACCGCGGCCTGATGCACGTCTATGCCGACAAGGCCTCGGGCCGCTTCCTGGGCGCGGAATGGACCGGCCCGCGTGCCGAGAACATCGCCCACCTGCTGGCGTGGTCCTACCAGCAGGGCCTGACGACCGGGCAGATGCTGGGCATGCCGTTCTACCACCCGGTGGTGGAAGAGGGCCTGCGTACGGCGCTGCGTGATGCGGAGGCAAAGCTGCAGGTCTGA
- a CDS encoding SOS response-associated peptidase: MCTNYAPVQRRILREIFGVEPPPGMYKAETYPDYAAPIVRAADDGARSGALASFGMVPRPRIPPGARRFDTTNARSETVGERPAFARYWRQGQLCLVPATAFYEFAYPEDAVPGGTSGKPVRWRVWLPGEQAFGIAGLWRSWPDQSLSFTMLTINSAQHPVMQRFHKPGDEKRSVVIVPREQWDDWLACRDPEVARTFLTLLPADAMRAEPAPKVQGAPIPDSE; encoded by the coding sequence ATGTGCACCAACTACGCCCCGGTCCAGCGTCGGATCCTGCGCGAAATCTTCGGCGTGGAACCGCCGCCGGGGATGTACAAGGCTGAAACCTATCCGGACTACGCGGCGCCGATCGTGCGCGCCGCCGACGATGGCGCGCGCAGTGGCGCACTGGCCTCGTTCGGCATGGTGCCGCGCCCGCGCATCCCGCCCGGCGCACGGCGCTTTGACACCACCAATGCCCGCAGCGAGACCGTGGGCGAGCGCCCCGCCTTTGCGCGCTACTGGCGCCAGGGCCAGTTGTGTCTGGTGCCGGCCACGGCGTTCTATGAGTTTGCGTATCCCGAAGATGCAGTGCCCGGCGGCACGTCCGGCAAGCCGGTGCGCTGGCGCGTCTGGCTACCCGGCGAGCAGGCCTTCGGCATCGCGGGCCTGTGGCGCAGCTGGCCGGACCAGTCGCTGTCCTTCACCATGCTGACCATCAACTCGGCCCAGCACCCGGTGATGCAGCGCTTCCACAAGCCGGGCGATGAAAAACGGTCAGTGGTCATCGTGCCGCGTGAACAGTGGGACGACTGGCTCGCCTGCCGCGATCCCGAGGTCGCGCGCACCTTCCTGACCCTCTTGCCCGCGGACGCCATGCGGGCCGAACCGGCGCCCAAAGTGCAGGGAGCGCCAATCCCCGACTCGGAGTAA
- a CDS encoding TetR/AcrR family transcriptional regulator has protein sequence MATPSARDRILDTAARLFYQEGYRATGIDKIIAESGVAKMSLYRHFASKNELISAFLARRHDEWMTWFRQDVEVRLAARPHLDVIADALADWFSRDFRGCAFINVVAEAGGDARAAEQAAAHKAELEAFVADIATRLGLDQPQAVAEEAMLCIEGMIVRYQMQPDAAVVEAGRRLLGRLQAG, from the coding sequence ATGGCCACGCCTTCCGCCCGCGACCGCATCCTCGACACCGCTGCCCGCCTGTTCTACCAGGAGGGCTACCGCGCCACCGGCATCGACAAGATCATTGCCGAATCCGGCGTCGCCAAGATGTCGCTCTACCGCCATTTCGCCTCCAAGAACGAGCTGATCTCGGCGTTCCTGGCGCGCCGCCATGATGAGTGGATGACCTGGTTCCGGCAGGACGTGGAAGTCCGGCTTGCCGCGCGCCCGCACCTGGACGTGATTGCTGACGCGCTGGCGGACTGGTTCAGCCGCGACTTCCGTGGCTGCGCCTTTATCAACGTGGTGGCCGAGGCGGGCGGCGACGCGCGCGCGGCGGAGCAGGCGGCGGCCCACAAGGCCGAGCTGGAGGCGTTCGTCGCCGACATCGCCACGCGCCTGGGCCTGGACCAGCCGCAAGCGGTGGCCGAGGAAGCCATGCTGTGCATCGAAGGCATGATCGTGCGCTACCAGATGCAGCCGGATGCGGCGGTGGTCGAGGCGGGGCGGCGGTTGCTGGGCCGGCTGCAGGCCGGCTGA
- a CDS encoding BON domain-containing protein, with translation MQSSEAVLTQARAALAHVPYQGHVLHPTIQLRLSDGALILEGEVADIVDKTRAAATVRRVDGVTSVIDHLRVADGGMQVGDGELRDAVCERLLNAIDFRNCKICARVKGKPEAMREAVGERSGWIEVEVHDGVVTLWGQVISLSHMRLAGVLAWWSRGCRCVVNELVVAPAEADRDDEITEALMLVLETDPFVDAGQVSVHTENRVVTLEGCVTSEDTRRQAERDAWYVQGVENVVNHIALRT, from the coding sequence ATGCAGAGTAGCGAAGCGGTGCTGACGCAGGCGCGCGCAGCCTTGGCGCATGTGCCTTATCAGGGTCATGTCCTCCATCCTACCATCCAGTTGCGGCTTTCCGACGGCGCGCTGATCCTGGAAGGCGAGGTGGCCGATATCGTCGACAAGACCCGGGCCGCGGCGACGGTGCGGCGCGTGGACGGCGTAACCAGCGTGATTGATCACCTGCGCGTGGCCGACGGCGGCATGCAGGTCGGCGACGGCGAACTGCGCGACGCGGTGTGCGAGCGCCTGCTCAATGCCATCGATTTCCGCAATTGCAAGATCTGCGCGCGCGTCAAGGGCAAGCCCGAGGCCATGCGCGAAGCCGTGGGCGAACGCAGCGGCTGGATTGAAGTGGAAGTGCACGACGGCGTGGTAACGCTGTGGGGGCAGGTGATCAGCCTGTCGCACATGCGCCTGGCAGGGGTGCTGGCCTGGTGGTCGCGCGGCTGCCGCTGCGTGGTCAATGAACTGGTGGTGGCGCCCGCCGAAGCCGACCGCGACGATGAAATCACCGAGGCACTGATGCTGGTGCTGGAGACCGATCCCTTCGTCGATGCCGGCCAGGTCAGCGTGCATACCGAGAACCGCGTGGTGACGCTGGAAGGCTGCGTCACCAGCGAGGACACGCGGCGCCAGGCCGAGCGCGACGCATGGTACGTGCAGGGCGTGGAGAACGTGGTCAACCACATCGCCTTGCGCACCTGA
- a CDS encoding dipeptidase: protein MLALSLMLAHPAQAQTLKKPALDALVSGTRTAAHADLQAFMAAAAKAEPSVAPAVAAWQARSPLAGDNLANIGRLLGVYNRVHNEAGVIDTIGRMVALRTVRDEKVPQHENPAIIEFGKMIEAMARDFGLAYRNVDNRVFEVTLPGGAKDTFGILTHADVVPAVAEEWVLEDGTKLDPFRMTRVGDTLYGRGTIDDKGSIAAVMYAMKTVKESGVPLERTIRLMIETTEETGGDGMKYYRQHTTLPEYNVVLDSKYPAVVAEKGAGTLTVSFGIKAADGKSAQGKPDYKGPAIVAMRGAASANAIPETATARIAGGDAAAVAATLEQARAEFLHRHTPRGKFSIEVKRAGNDVEVKVTGVSAHGSRPEEGVNPLPRLALFLQASGVQFAENHYLNAVRYLNDLYGLDYLGTRMEVAYRDPFMGPLTMSPTLVRERGEYVDVVTNVRMPRGRTPDELGGKITKRIFGWAATHGPVEIKYDQGNWMARDPKGAWLSTLLNIFGDTTGLEAKPVSTAGSTTAKLMPNAINFGPAMPGKKYTAHNAREYKEVADLNLDMQMFTEMLVRIGNLDKMQ from the coding sequence ATGCTCGCGCTGTCACTGATGCTGGCGCACCCCGCGCAGGCGCAAACCCTGAAGAAACCGGCCCTGGATGCGCTGGTCTCCGGCACCCGAACGGCAGCCCACGCCGACCTGCAGGCATTCATGGCCGCCGCGGCCAAAGCCGAGCCTTCGGTGGCGCCGGCCGTGGCGGCGTGGCAAGCCCGGTCGCCGCTGGCCGGCGACAACCTGGCCAATATCGGCCGCCTGCTGGGCGTCTACAACCGCGTCCACAACGAGGCCGGGGTGATCGACACCATCGGCAGGATGGTGGCGCTGCGTACCGTGCGCGACGAGAAGGTCCCGCAGCACGAGAACCCCGCCATCATCGAGTTCGGCAAGATGATCGAGGCCATGGCGCGTGACTTCGGGCTGGCCTACCGCAATGTCGACAACCGGGTCTTCGAGGTCACGCTGCCCGGCGGCGCCAAGGATACCTTCGGCATCCTGACCCACGCCGACGTGGTGCCTGCGGTGGCCGAGGAATGGGTGCTGGAGGACGGCACCAAACTGGATCCGTTCCGCATGACGCGCGTGGGCGACACGCTGTACGGGCGCGGCACCATCGACGACAAGGGCTCGATCGCCGCGGTCATGTATGCCATGAAGACCGTCAAGGAAAGCGGCGTGCCGCTGGAGCGCACCATCCGCCTGATGATCGAGACCACCGAGGAAACCGGCGGCGACGGCATGAAGTACTACCGCCAGCACACCACCCTGCCCGAGTACAACGTCGTGCTCGACAGCAAATACCCCGCGGTGGTGGCGGAGAAAGGCGCGGGCACACTGACCGTGTCCTTCGGCATCAAGGCAGCGGACGGCAAGAGCGCGCAGGGCAAGCCCGATTACAAGGGACCGGCCATCGTTGCCATGCGCGGCGCGGCCTCGGCCAACGCCATCCCCGAGACCGCCACCGCGCGCATTGCCGGCGGCGATGCTGCCGCCGTGGCTGCCACGCTGGAACAGGCGCGCGCTGAATTCCTGCACCGCCACACCCCGCGCGGCAAGTTCTCCATCGAAGTGAAGCGCGCCGGCAACGACGTGGAAGTCAAGGTCACCGGCGTCTCGGCGCACGGATCGCGCCCGGAGGAAGGGGTCAACCCGCTGCCGCGGCTGGCGCTGTTCCTGCAGGCCAGCGGCGTGCAATTTGCCGAGAACCATTACCTGAACGCGGTCCGCTACCTGAACGACCTGTACGGGCTGGACTACCTCGGCACCAGGATGGAGGTGGCCTACCGCGACCCGTTCATGGGCCCGCTGACCATGTCGCCCACGCTGGTGCGCGAGCGCGGCGAATACGTCGACGTGGTCACCAACGTGCGCATGCCGCGCGGCCGCACCCCGGATGAGCTGGGCGGCAAGATCACCAAGCGTATTTTCGGCTGGGCCGCCACCCATGGCCCGGTCGAGATCAAGTACGACCAGGGCAACTGGATGGCGCGTGATCCCAAGGGCGCGTGGCTGTCCACGCTGCTGAACATCTTTGGCGATACCACCGGGCTGGAAGCCAAGCCGGTTTCCACCGCCGGCAGCACCACCGCCAAGCTGATGCCCAATGCCATCAACTTCGGGCCGGCCATGCCGGGCAAGAAGTACACCGCGCACAATGCGCGCGAGTACAAGGAAGTTGCCGACCTGAACCTGGATATGCAGATGTTCACTGAGATGCTGGTGCGGATCGGGAACCTGGACAAGATGCAGTAA
- a CDS encoding glutathione peroxidase: MLQSREGQRVPNVAFRMREDNEWKTVTTGELFNGKTVVVFSLPGAFTPTCSSTHLPRYNELAPVFAKHGVDDILCVSVNDTFVMNEWAKDQESENITMIPDGNGEFTEGMGMLVDKADLGFGKRSWRYAMLVKDGVVQKMFIEPEEPGDPFKVSDADTMLAHIAPNARKPDQVVVFSKVGCSFCAKAKQLLDDNGFDYIDVPLDNKVRGKVLGAVSGEMTAPQVFINGKLIGGAEALQQYLGK; the protein is encoded by the coding sequence ATGCTGCAATCCCGTGAAGGCCAACGCGTTCCCAATGTCGCTTTCCGCATGCGTGAAGACAACGAGTGGAAGACCGTCACCACCGGCGAGCTGTTCAACGGCAAGACCGTGGTCGTGTTCTCGCTGCCGGGCGCCTTCACGCCGACTTGCTCGTCGACCCACCTGCCGCGCTATAACGAGCTGGCTCCGGTGTTCGCGAAGCACGGCGTGGACGACATCCTGTGCGTGTCCGTCAACGACACCTTCGTGATGAACGAGTGGGCCAAGGACCAGGAGTCCGAGAACATCACCATGATCCCCGACGGCAACGGTGAATTCACCGAAGGCATGGGCATGCTGGTGGACAAGGCCGACCTGGGCTTCGGCAAGCGCAGCTGGCGCTATGCGATGCTGGTCAAGGACGGCGTGGTGCAGAAGATGTTCATCGAGCCGGAAGAGCCGGGCGACCCGTTCAAGGTCTCCGACGCCGACACCATGCTGGCCCACATCGCGCCGAATGCGCGCAAGCCGGACCAGGTGGTGGTGTTCTCCAAGGTCGGCTGCTCGTTCTGCGCCAAGGCCAAGCAACTGCTGGACGACAACGGCTTCGACTACATCGACGTGCCGCTGGACAACAAGGTGCGCGGCAAGGTGCTGGGCGCCGTGTCGGGCGAGATGACCGCACCGCAGGTCTTTATCAACGGCAAGCTCATCGGCGGCGCCGAGGCGCTGCAGCAGTACCTGGGCAAGTAA
- a CDS encoding TonB-dependent siderophore receptor, translated as MYLHPTKRAKPRFACPALVTPRGLSLTTLVLSLQAGGVFAQAGEVPAPATASAAAELPAVTVRASSDDETATGPVHGFVAKRSASATKTDTPVMETPQSITVITRDRMEAQGAQSVQQAIGYSAGVYAGPYGNDARGDWGKFRGTDFTQYRDGLLNQVGFYNNVRPDVYALERIDVLRGPSSMLFGQGAVGGILNLVSKRPQPEAAREIGVQFGNYNRKQVQADLTGPLDADGKWLYRLVALARDSDTQVDYVKDNRYLIAPSLTWRPSQDTSLTLLANFQRDESGTSVGFFPWRGTLQANPAGQIPDHLFISELGFDRYNAEQASVGYEFQHKFNDTVTVRQNLRYSHSTVDYRSIYATGFNGAGHGWVAGSDTLMRRTVYLNQPTLNSFAVDTQAQTNFRTGPVQHTLLTGVDYQHAEITGRAGVGGTAAPLNVFNPVYGNFTLPGTRDLNPATHAQTGLYVQDQLSWNKWLLMLGLRYDWSRAAQDNTPSASRDDSELTKRGGLMYRSDIGLNPYVSYSESFQGLAGFNKANQAFKPLRGSQWEAGIKYQPPGKNATLTIAAFDMREKNRKTAGVVNGIPDSVQVGEARTRGIEVEALASLSSRLDLIATYTYLDARVIDGTPAEVGKKLPSTPSNMASLWANYRFRLFGVPGFVAGGGVRYVGPSYDGADQNRVGGVTLYDAMIAYDHGPLRVSLNANNLFDKQFLTTCLARGDCYFGARRTVVGSVTYRF; from the coding sequence ATGTATCTCCACCCCACCAAGCGGGCAAAGCCGCGCTTTGCCTGCCCCGCGCTTGTCACCCCGCGCGGCCTTTCGCTGACCACCCTTGTGCTGAGCCTGCAGGCGGGCGGCGTGTTTGCCCAAGCCGGCGAAGTGCCTGCGCCGGCAACGGCCAGCGCGGCGGCTGAACTGCCGGCCGTCACGGTCCGCGCCAGCAGTGACGACGAAACCGCCACCGGCCCGGTCCATGGCTTCGTGGCAAAACGCAGCGCCTCCGCCACCAAGACCGACACGCCGGTGATGGAGACGCCCCAGTCGATCACCGTCATCACGCGCGACCGGATGGAGGCACAGGGCGCGCAGAGCGTGCAGCAGGCCATCGGCTACAGCGCCGGGGTCTATGCCGGCCCGTACGGCAACGATGCGCGTGGCGACTGGGGCAAGTTCCGCGGCACGGATTTCACGCAGTATCGCGACGGCCTGCTGAACCAGGTCGGCTTCTACAACAACGTGCGGCCCGATGTGTACGCGCTGGAGCGCATCGACGTGCTGCGCGGGCCGTCGTCGATGCTGTTCGGGCAGGGCGCGGTCGGCGGCATCCTGAACCTGGTCAGCAAGCGCCCGCAGCCTGAAGCGGCGCGCGAGATCGGCGTGCAGTTCGGCAACTACAACCGCAAGCAGGTGCAGGCCGACCTGACCGGCCCGCTCGATGCGGACGGCAAGTGGCTGTACCGGCTGGTGGCGCTGGCGCGCGACAGCGACACGCAGGTTGACTACGTCAAGGACAACCGCTACCTGATCGCGCCTTCGCTGACGTGGCGCCCGAGCCAGGACACCTCGCTCACGCTGCTGGCCAACTTCCAGCGCGATGAAAGCGGGACCTCGGTCGGCTTCTTCCCCTGGCGCGGCACGCTGCAGGCCAACCCGGCCGGCCAGATCCCCGATCACCTGTTTATCAGCGAGCTCGGCTTCGACCGCTACAACGCCGAGCAGGCGTCGGTGGGCTATGAGTTCCAACACAAGTTCAACGACACCGTGACGGTGCGGCAGAACCTGCGCTATTCGCACAGCACGGTGGACTACCGCAGCATCTACGCGACCGGCTTCAATGGCGCCGGCCACGGCTGGGTGGCGGGCAGCGATACGCTGATGCGCCGCACGGTTTACCTGAACCAGCCCACGCTGAACTCGTTCGCGGTCGATACCCAGGCGCAGACCAACTTCCGCACCGGCCCGGTCCAGCACACACTGCTGACCGGCGTCGACTACCAGCACGCCGAGATCACGGGGCGCGCCGGGGTGGGGGGCACGGCCGCGCCGCTTAATGTGTTCAACCCGGTCTACGGCAATTTCACCCTGCCGGGCACGCGCGACCTGAACCCCGCCACGCATGCGCAGACCGGCTTGTACGTGCAGGACCAGCTGTCGTGGAACAAGTGGCTGCTGATGCTGGGGCTGCGCTATGACTGGTCGCGCGCCGCGCAGGACAACACGCCTTCGGCCAGCCGCGACGACAGCGAGCTGACCAAGCGTGGCGGCCTGATGTACCGCTCGGACATCGGCCTCAACCCGTACGTCAGCTATTCCGAGTCGTTCCAGGGGCTGGCCGGCTTCAACAAGGCCAACCAGGCCTTCAAGCCGCTGCGCGGTTCGCAGTGGGAGGCGGGGATCAAGTACCAGCCGCCGGGCAAGAACGCCACGTTGACCATCGCCGCATTCGATATGCGCGAGAAAAACCGCAAGACCGCCGGCGTGGTCAACGGCATTCCCGATTCGGTCCAGGTGGGCGAGGCGCGTACACGCGGCATCGAGGTGGAGGCACTGGCCTCGCTGTCCAGCCGACTGGACCTGATCGCAACCTATACCTACCTGGATGCGCGCGTGATCGACGGCACGCCGGCCGAGGTGGGCAAGAAGCTGCCGAGCACGCCGTCGAACATGGCGTCGCTGTGGGCCAACTATCGCTTCAGGCTGTTTGGCGTGCCGGGCTTTGTCGCCGGCGGCGGGGTGCGCTATGTCGGTCCCAGCTATGACGGTGCCGACCAGAACCGGGTGGGCGGCGTCACGCTCTACGACGCGATGATCGCCTATGACCACGGCCCGCTGCGCGTCTCGTTGAATGCCAACAACCTGTTCGACAAGCAATTCCTGACCACCTGCCTGGCGCGCGGTGACTGCTACTTCGGCGCGCGCCGCACGGTGGTGGGCAGCGTTACCTACCGCTTCTGA
- a CDS encoding BrnT family toxin, whose translation MLEIDDRKPYGETRYIAYGPIGRRLYCPVFTIRGNTLRVISLRKANSREVRDYEQET comes from the coding sequence CTGCTGGAGATCGATGACCGCAAGCCATATGGCGAAACCCGCTACATCGCATATGGGCCGATTGGCCGGCGCCTGTATTGCCCGGTATTCACCATACGCGGCAACACGCTACGGGTAATCAGCCTGCGTAAAGCCAACTCCCGAGAGGTGCGAGACTATGAACAGGAAACCTGA
- a CDS encoding AMP-binding protein produces MRDYAQAFDGFSYDDAVARQLHGSLEAMNACVECCDRHALPGRIALFWEGRDGNSRSWTFTELQALSAQFAGFLKAQGVQPGDRVAGLLPRNAELLVTILGTWRAGAVYQPLFTAFGPKAIEHRLNASGAKIVVTDGANRPKLDDVDGCPAIVTVAGDKGRGLVRGDFSFWAELERQPASFEPVPRRGDDPFLMMFTSGTTGPAKPLLVPLKAIAAFAGYMRDAVDLRAEDAFWNLADPGWAYGLYYAVTGPLALGHPTTFYDGPFTVESTCRVIRKYGITNLAGSPTAYRLLIAAGEAVSGPLRGRLRAVSSAGEPLNPEVIRWFASELGVTIHDHYGQTELGMVLCNHHALAHPVRMGAAGFASPGHRVVVVDDEQRELPPGQPGTLALDLKRSPMCWFGGYHGTSTSGFAGGYYLTGDSAELNDDGSISFIGRADDVITTSGYRVGPFDVESALIEHPAVVEAAVIGKPDPERTELIKAFVVLDPQYRAAPELAEALRQHVRKRLAAHAYPREIEFVAELPKTPSGKVQRFILRNQEVARAREAAAA; encoded by the coding sequence ATGCGCGACTACGCCCAAGCCTTCGACGGATTTTCCTATGACGACGCCGTGGCACGGCAGCTGCACGGCAGCCTCGAGGCAATGAACGCCTGCGTCGAATGCTGCGACCGGCACGCGCTGCCCGGCCGTATCGCGCTGTTCTGGGAAGGGCGCGACGGCAATTCGCGCAGCTGGACCTTTACCGAGCTGCAGGCACTGTCCGCGCAGTTTGCCGGTTTCCTGAAGGCGCAGGGCGTGCAGCCGGGCGACCGCGTGGCGGGCCTGCTGCCGCGCAATGCGGAACTGCTGGTGACGATTCTCGGCACCTGGCGCGCCGGCGCGGTGTACCAGCCGCTGTTCACGGCCTTCGGCCCCAAGGCCATCGAGCACCGGCTCAATGCGTCCGGCGCGAAGATAGTGGTCACCGATGGCGCCAACCGCCCCAAGCTGGATGACGTGGATGGCTGTCCCGCCATCGTCACCGTGGCCGGCGACAAGGGCCGCGGCCTGGTGCGCGGCGACTTCAGCTTCTGGGCCGAGCTGGAACGCCAGCCGGCGTCGTTCGAGCCGGTGCCGCGCCGGGGCGACGACCCCTTCCTGATGATGTTCACCTCCGGCACCACCGGCCCGGCCAAGCCGCTGCTGGTGCCGCTCAAGGCCATCGCCGCGTTTGCCGGCTATATGCGCGACGCGGTCGACCTGCGCGCGGAAGATGCTTTCTGGAACCTGGCCGATCCGGGCTGGGCCTACGGCCTGTATTACGCGGTCACGGGCCCGCTGGCGCTGGGCCATCCCACCACCTTTTATGATGGCCCGTTCACCGTGGAGAGCACATGCCGTGTGATCCGCAAGTACGGCATCACCAACCTGGCCGGCTCGCCCACGGCATACCGGCTGCTGATCGCCGCGGGCGAGGCCGTGTCAGGCCCGCTGCGCGGGCGGCTGCGCGCCGTCAGCAGCGCGGGCGAGCCGCTCAACCCGGAAGTGATCCGCTGGTTCGCCAGCGAACTGGGCGTGACCATCCACGACCACTACGGCCAGACCGAGCTGGGCATGGTGCTGTGCAACCACCATGCGCTGGCGCATCCGGTGCGCATGGGCGCGGCCGGCTTTGCCAGCCCTGGGCACCGCGTGGTGGTGGTGGACGATGAACAGCGTGAACTGCCGCCGGGCCAGCCGGGCACGCTGGCGCTGGACCTGAAGCGCTCGCCGATGTGCTGGTTCGGCGGCTATCACGGCACGTCCACCAGCGGGTTTGCCGGCGGCTACTACCTGACCGGCGATTCCGCCGAGCTGAACGACGACGGCAGCATCAGCTTCATCGGCCGGGCCGACGACGTCATCACCACCTCGGGCTACCGCGTGGGCCCGTTCGACGTGGAAAGCGCGCTGATCGAACACCCGGCCGTGGTCGAGGCAGCGGTGATCGGCAAGCCCGATCCGGAGCGCACCGAGCTGATCAAGGCCTTTGTCGTGCTGGACCCGCAATATCGCGCCGCGCCGGAACTGGCCGAGGCGCTGCGCCAGCACGTGCGCAAGCGCCTGGCCGCCCATGCCTACCCGCGCGAGATCGAGTTCGTCGCCGAACTGCCCAAGACCCCCAGCGGCAAGGTCCAGCGCTTTATCCTGCGCAACCAGGAAGTGGCCCGTGCGCGCGAGGCAGCCGCTGCCTGA